The following is a genomic window from Janibacter sp. DB-40.
AGGCCATGCTCGCCATCGGGTGCATCCAGGCGCAGAAGTGCCACACCGACAGGTGCCCCGTCGGCGTCGCGACGCAGAACCCGTGGCTCGAGCGCGGCCTCGACCCGACGCTCAAGGCCAACCGCCTCGACAACTACGTGCGCACCCTGCGGCGTGACCTGCTCAAGGTCTCCGAGGCGTGCGGGGTCTGGCACCCGGGCCTGCTCACCGTCGACGACGTCGAGATCCTCCATGGTGAGCGCACGGCGGTCCCGCTCGGCGACATCTACGGCTACCGGCCCGGGTGGGGGACCCTCGGCGAGGACGACGCCGCGCAGATCGTCGACATCATGTCCCGCTCGGCGACGCACGGTGAGACGCACCGGCTCGCGCACCCGCAGCCGGGGGCACGGCACGCAGTGCCGTGATCAGGGGTCAGGCGAGTGCCGCGTAGGCCTCGCGCAGCAGGTCCTCCGGTGGGCCCTCGAGGCGCGTCGGCGCGGCGAGCCCGTCGAGCACGACGAGCCGCAGGGTGGCGCCACGGGTCTTCTTGTCCCTGCGGAGCGCGGCGAGCAGGTCGTCGAAGTCGGCCCGCGCGTACGTCGTGGGCAGCCCGAGGAGGCCGAGCACGTAGCGGTGCCGGTGCAGCAGCGCCGCGTCGATGTGACCGGTCCGGTGCGCCAGCTCGGCCGCGAAGACCATCCCGATGGCCACGGCCTCCCCGTGCCGCATGCGGTACTGCTCGTGGTGCTCGACGGCGTGACCGAGCGTGTGCCCGTAGTTGAGGATCTCGCGCAGGCTCGACTCCCGCAGGTCCGCGGCGACGACCGCGGCCTTGACGGCGATCTTGCGCTCGATGACCTCGCGCAGCGCGGGCGAGCCGGGGTCCTGCACACCGGCCGCATCGGCCTCGACCAGCTCGAGGATCCGCGGATCGGCGATGAAGCCGCCCTTGACGACCTCGGCCAGGCCCGCGGCCAGGTCGGCGGGAGGGAGCGTGTGCAGGTGGTCGAGGTCGCACAGGACCGCAGCGGGGGTGTGGAAGGCGCCGACGAGGTTCTTCCCCTCGGCGGTGTTGATGCCGGTCTTGCCGCCGACGGCGGCGTCGACCATGCCGAGGACGGTGGTGGGGACGTGGACGACGGCGACGCCGCGCAGCCAGGCGGCAGCGGCCCAGCCGCCGAGGTCGGTGACGCTGCCACCGCCGACGGCCACGACGGCGTCGCTGCGGGTGAAGCCGGCCTGCCCCATGCGTGCCCACAGACCGCTCGCGACCTCCACGGTCTTCGCCGCCTCGGCGTCGGGGACGGCCGCGACGTGCACGTCGAGCCCGGCCCGGCGGAGGGATGCGACGACCGGGGCGGCAAGGGTGGCCAACGGTGCGCCGTGGACGACGAGCACGCGGGCGACGCCGGCGGGCAGCACGTCGGCCACGTGGGAGGAGACCCCGTGCCCGACGAGGACGTCGTAGTCCCCCCGACGGGGATGGTCGTCACCTCGCTCATGCGCGGCCCTCCAGCAGGGAGAGCGACTCGGTGACGACGGACTCGGCGTCCCGCCCGGCCGTGTCGATCCGCCAGGTCGCCAGAGCCTCGTACGTGGGACGACGGGCCTCGGTCGTGCGGATCCACGCCTGGCGGGGGTTGACGGCGAGGAGCGGGCGCGAGCGGTCGAAGCCGATGCGCTTGGCCGCGTCGGCGATCCCGACGTCGAGGAGGAGGACCCGGTGCCCGGCGAGGGCCTCGGCGACCGCGGGGGTCATCGGGGCACCCCCACCGAGCGCGAGGACGATGCCCTCCTGCGCCAGCGAGTCGATGACGGCGCGCTGCTCGGCCTCGCGGAAGTACTCCTCGCCGTTCTCGATGAAGAGGTCCGGGACCGACCGGCCCTCGCGCTCCTCGACGAGCCGGTCGGTGTCGACGACCTGACGTCCGGTGCGCTCGGCGATCCCGGCAGCCACGGTGGACTTGCCCACACCGGGCGGACCGATGACGACGACCCAGGGGCCGGACAGGGCGGCGCTCATGCGTCCCACGACCGCATGAGCTGGGGGATCGACTCGAGGTAGCCACGGTGGTTGCGCGCCGTCTCCGCGACGGAGTCCCCGCCGAACTTCTCCACGCAGGCCTCCGCGAGGACGAGGGCGACCATGGCCTGGGCGACCACCCCTGCCGCCGGGACGGCGCAGACGTCGGAGCGCTGGTGGATCGCCGTCGCCGGGTCGGTCCCCGTGACGTCGACGGTGTCCAGGGCCCGCGGGACGGTGCTGATCGGCTTCATGCCGGCGCGCACGCGCAGCACGTCCCCGGTGCTCATCCCGCCCTCGGTCCCGCCGGCACGGCTCGTGCGCCGACGGATGGTCCCGTCGGCGTCGCGCTCCATCTCGTCGTGCGCGGCCGAGCCACGCCGGCGCGCGGTCGTGAACCCGTCGCCGACCTCGACCCCCTTGATCGCCTGGATGCCCATGAGGGCGCCGGCGAGCCGCGAGTCCAGACGGCGGTCCCAGTGGACGTGGCTGCCCAGCCCCGGGGGCACGTCGTAGGCCAGCACCTCGACGACACCGCCGAGGGTGTCCCCGTCCTTCTTGGCCGCCTCGATCTCGGCGACCATCGCCTCGCTGCCCTCGCGGCTCATCGCCCGCACCGGGTCCGCGTCGAGCGCCGCGACGTCGTCGGGGGTCGGCAGCGGACCGTCGGCCGGCGCCTCCCCCTCGCCGATGGCCACGGTGTGCGCGACGAGGCGGATGCCGTAGGCCTGCTCGAGGAAGCGCTCCGCCACCTCGCCGAGGGCGACCCGGGCGGCGGTCTCCCGGGCCGAGGCGCGCTCGAGCACCGGACGGGCCTCGTCGAAGCCGTACTTCTGCATGCCGACCAGGTCGGCGTGACCGGGCCGCGGGCGGGTCAGGGCCTTGTTGCGGGCGAGCTCCTTCTCGGCACCGATGTCGTTCGAGGCACGCAGCGCGGACTCGTCGACCGGGTCGGCGCCCATGACCGCCTCCCACTTGGGCCACTCGGTGTTGGCGATCATCACGGCGAGGGGGGAGCCGAGGGTGCGCCCGTGGCGCACGCCCCCGAGGAAGGTCACCTCGTCCCGCTCGAACGTCATCCGGGCCCCGCGCCCGTACCCCAGACGGCGACGGGCCAGGGCGTCGGCGACGTCCGAGGTCGTCACCTCGACGCCCGCGGGCAGTCCCTCGAGGGTCGCCACGAGGGCCTGTCCGTGCGACTCACCGGCGGTCAACCAACGCAACATGGCACAGATCCTCGCATCCCGGCGGAGGGGCCGAGTCAGGCGTCCGGGGAGTGACCCAGCGCGGCGCGACCGGCAGCCTGCATCGCCGCCACGGGGGCGGCCACGCCGGTGAAGAGCTCGAACTGCCGCGCGGCCTGGTGCACGAGCATCTCCAGACCGGAGACGACCTGCGCGCCGCAGCCGCTGGCCGCGCGGGCCAGGGGCGTCGGCCAGTCCGCGTAGACGACGTCGAGGAGGGTCGCGCCCGTGAGGTCCTCGTCGACGTGACCCGCCGCTGCTCCGTTCGCCGTCCCGCCCGGGAGCGTCGACACCACGGCCCGGGCACCGGTGCGCGCCCAGTCAGCCAGGGGGACGACCTCGAGCGTCACGTCCGCGACGTCGCGCAGTGCCTCGGCCCGCTCGGGCCTGCGGGCCGCGACGGTGATGTGGGTGGCTCCCAGCCCCACCAGTCCCAGCAGGGCCGAGCGGGCCGTCGCGCCGGAGCCGACGACGGTGGCGCGGTCGAGGCCGTCGACACCGGCCTCGCGCAGGGCGGCCGTGATCCCGTGGACGTCGGTGTTGTCCGCGGCCCAGCCGGTGCCCGTGCGCACGAGCGTGTTGACCGCTCGCGCGGCCCGGGCGGTGTCGGTGACGGTCTCGGCGAGATCGCCGGCCACGACCTTCAGCGGCATCGTCAGGCTGAGGCCGCGCCACTCCTGCGTGAGCCCCGCGACGAAGGGGGGCAGCCCCCCTTCGTCCACGTCGTGCGCCGTGTAGCTCCACTCGGTCAGCCCCGCCGCCACGTACCCGGCCCGGTGCAGGGTCGGGGACAGCGAGTGACCGATCGGGGATCCCAGGACGCCGGCGCGGACGGTCATCACCTCACTCGCAGCTACCGGTGTTGCGGCAGAACTCCTGCACGTTCTGCTGGTGCTCGGCCTCGGTCTCGGCGAACTTCGTCTCCCCCGTGGACGGGTCCACGGTGACGAAGAAGAGCCAGTCGCCCTCGGCCGGGTTGCCCGCGGCGTCGATGGCGGCGGCACCGGGGTTGTTGATCGGCCCGGGAGGCAGGCCCTGGTTCTTGTACGTGTTGTACGGGCTGTCGGTGTTGCGCTCCTTGTCGGAGGTCGTCACCGTCCCCCGCTTCTGCAGCATGTAGTGGATCGTGGAGTCCATCTGGAGCATCCCGCGGGTCGGGCCCGTGGGGTCGGCGAGCCGGTTCTCGACCACGCGGGCGACCTTGTGGCGGTCCGCCTCACCGGCCTCGCCCTCGACGATGGAGGCGACGGTGAGGGTGCGCTCCCACTCGTCCTTCGGGACCCCGGCCTCCTCCAGCTGAGCGACCGTCTGGCCGATCATCTTGTTCAGCTGCTGCACGGCGCTCGCGTCGTCGGCGAACTCGTAGGTGGAGGGGAAGAGCCAGCCCTCGATCGCACCCTCCGCCTGCGGGGGCAGCTGGAGCTCGTCCGACTCCTCGGCCTGCTCGTACTCCTTCACGGGCACACCGGTGCCCTCGGACAGGCGCTCGTAGATCTCCGAGCGCCACAACCCCTCGGGGATGGTCAGGCCCTTGGCGATGCGGCTCTCCGGCGAGAGCAGCCGGTCGAAGGCGTCGGAGGCCGACATCTTCTGCAGCATCGAGTAGGTTCCGGGCTGGATCTTGGCGGCCCGCTCCGGCTGTGCCGTGGCCACCGCGGTGAAGCTGCTCGTGGTCTTCACGACGTCGGCCTCCTGGAGGGTCTCGCCGATCATCGCGCCGGACGCGCCGGAGTCGATGACCACCTCGACCTTCCCGCTGCCGGGACCGGGGTAGTCGTTCGGCTCTCCCCCACCGGGCAGGAGCGAACGCAGGGATCCGAAGGCGAACCACACCGCCGCGACGACGAGCGCGCCCGCGAGGACCAGCACGACGACCGACACGGCACGGCGCCGGCCGGGGCCCCCGCCGTCATGGCGGGCTCGGCGCCCGCGCCGGTGGTCCCTGCGGCGTTCCGCGCGGGTCCGGTGCACGACGTCGTGCTCGTCGTGGCCTGCGCCGCGACCGTCGTCGAAGATCCTGTCGTCGAGCCTGGTCATGCGTCATCGCCCTTCCGCGGTGTGCGTCGGCGCGGCCGACCGACCCGTTCCCCGGGGGGTCCACCGGTTGCGCGCTCCGTGTCCAGTGCGGTCTGCAGGATCAACACCGCAGCCGCCTGGTCAACCACCTCACGATGGTTGCGCCCGGCCACTCCACTGTCATGCAGACCCCGATGAGCATCCACCGTCGAGAGGCGTTCGTCCACCAGGCGGACCGGCGTGTTCGCGATCGGTGCCGCCCCGAGGGCCCGGCGCAGTGCCTGCGCCCAGTCCCGCACGCGCCGTGCGGCGGGCCCCTCCCCGCCATCGAGCGAGCGCGGCAGGCCGACGACCACCTCGATGACCGACAGCTCGCCGGTCAGGGCGACGACCCGGTCGATGTCGCTGTCGTGCTCGAGGTCGCGGGCGATGGTCTCTACCGGGGTCGCCAGGAGCCCGGCGGGGTCGCTGGTCGCGACCCCGACCCGGGCGTCCCCGACGTCGATCCCCAGGCGTGCTCCGGTACGCATGGTCCGGTCAGGCCCCGATCTCGCGCTCGAGGGCGGCGAGTGCCTCGGACACCTTGCCGACGTCCTGGCCGCCACCCTGGGCGAGGTCGTCCTTGCCGCCGCCCCCGCCGCCGAGCGTCTGCGCGGCGACGCGGACGAGCGCGCCGGCCCTGACCCCCTTCGCCCGGGCGGACTCGTTGGTGGCGACGACGACGACCGGCTTGCCCGAGCCGTCGCCGGTGAGGGCCACGACCGATGGCCGCTCCTCCCCCAGCCGACCACGGGTGTCGGTGACCATGCGGCGCAGGTCGTCGCCGGACGCTCCCGCGATGTGCTGTCCGACGAAGGTCACGCCCGCGACGTCCTTCGCGCCGTCGGTGAGCGATCCCGCGGAGGCGGCGACCTGCTCACGACGGACCTTCTCCAGCTCCTTCTCCGTCTCGCGCAGGCGGGCGATCATGTCTGAGACCCGCTCCGGGAGCTCACCTGCGGGCACCTTGACGATCTCGGCCAGCTCGGCGACGAGCGCCCGCTCGGTGGCCAGGTGCTGCAGGGCGTTCATCCCGACGAAGGCCTCGAGGCGCCGGACTCCGGAGCCGACGGAGGACTCACCCGTGAGGGTGAGCGCACCGATCTGGCTGGAGTGGCGCACGTGCGTGCCACCGCACAGCTCGCGCGACCACGGGCCGCCGATCTCGACGACTCGCACCAGCTCGTCGTAGGTCTCGCCGAAGAGCGCGAGGGCTCCCTGCTCCCGGGCCTCGGGCAGGGTCATCCAGTCGGCGGAGACCGGCAGGTCGTCCCGGACGGCGAGGTTGGCCACGTGCTCGATCTCGGCGCGGGCGTCCGCGGAGAGGGACTGGTTCCACGCGAAGTCCAGGCGCAGGTAGCCGGGCTTGTTGTAGGAGCCGGACTGCAGCGCCGACGGGCCGAGCACCTGGCGGAGGGCGGCGTGGACGACGTGGGTCCCGGAGTGCGCCTGGCAGGCGTCGACCCGCCAGCCGGGGTCCACCTGCGCCGACGTCTCCTGCCCGACCCGCACGGGGCCGTCGGCGACCTCGACGGTGTGCGCGACGAGGCCCTTGACCGGGCGCTGCACGTCCCGGACGAGCAGGCGGGTGCCGTCGGCGACGATGATGCCCGAGTCGGCCACCTGGCCACCGGACTCGGCGTAGAAGCTCGTCCGGTCGAGGACCACCTGACCGGTCTGGCCCGGCTCGAGCTCCTCGACCGTCGCGCCGTCGCGCACGAGGCCGACCACCGACCCGTGGGTGGTCAGCTCCTCGTAGGCACGCCAGTCCGTGGCACCGAGCGAGCGCAGCTGCTTCCAGACCTCGGTGTTGGCCTGGCCGCCCTTCTTCGCCCGGGCGTCGGCCTTGGCGCGCTGACGCTGCTCGTCCATGAGTCGCACGAAGCCCTCGCGGTCGACCGCCAGGCCCTGCTCGGCCGCCATCTCGAGGGTGAGGTCGATCGGGAAGCCGTACGTGTCGTGGAGGGCGAAGGCCTTCTCCCCCGACAGGACGTCGCGACCGGACTGCTTGGTCTCCGTGACCGCGGTGTCGAGGATCGTCGTGCCCTGGGCCAGGGTGCGGCGGAAGGCCTGCTCCTCGGCGTAGGCGATCTGCGCGATCCGGTCGAAGCCGGTGCGCAGCTCGGGGTAGGAGGCGCTCATCCGCTCCATCGAGATCGGCAGCAGGTGCGGCAGGGCCGGCTCCTCGTACCCGAGCAGGCGCATCGCCCGCACGGCGCGACGCAGCATGCGGCGCAGCACGTAGCCGCGTCCCTCGTTGCCGGGGGTGACGCCGTCGCCGATGAGCATGAGCGAGGAGCGGACGTGGTCGGCGACGACCCGCAGGTGGACGTCGTCGGGGTGGGAGTCCCCGGCGGTCTGCCCGGAGGAGGCGCCGTACTCGCGTCCCGTCATCTCCGCGGCCTTCTCCAGGACCGGGTAGACCTCGTCGATCTCGTACATGTTGTCGACGCCCTGGAGGATGCTCGCGATGCGCTCGAGGCCCATGCCGGTGTCCACGCTCTGCGCGGGCAGCGGCCCGGCGACGTCGAAGTCGTCCTTGGCCCGGACGGCGGAGAGCTCGTACTGCATGAAGACGAGGTTCCAGATCTCCATGAACCGGTCCTCGTCGACCTCGGGCCCGCCGTCGACGCCGTACTCCTCGCCGCGGTCGTAGAAGATCTCGCTGCAGGGGCCGCCCGGGCCGGGCACACCCATGCTCCAGTAGTTGTCGAGCTCACCGCGGCGCACGATGCGCTCGGCCGGGATGGCGGTCTCCTCCAGCCAGAGCCGCTCGGCCTCGTCGTCGTCGATGTAGACCGTGGCCCAGAGGCGGTCGGGTTCGAGCCCGTAGCCGCCGTCGTCCTGGCTGGTCGTGAGCAGCTCCCACGCGAAGGCGATCGCCTCACGCTTGAAGTAGTCACCGAAGGAGAAGTTGCCGTTCATCTGGAAGAACGTGCCGTGCCGGCTCGTCTTGCCGACCTCGTCGATGTCACCGGTGCGCACGCACTTCTGCACGCTCGTCGCGCGGGCCCACGGGGCGCTCTCCTGCCCGGAGAAGTACGGCTTGAAGGGAACCATGCCGGCGTTGACGAAGAGGAGGGTCGGGTCCTCGTGGATCAGCGGGGCGGAGGGGACGACCGTGTGTCCCCTCGCCTCGAAGAAGGTCAGCCAGCGGCGCCGGATCTCGGCAGTTTCCATGGGTGTCTCGTGTCCAATCGGTGCTGTTGCAAGAGCAGGTGCGGATGTCTCGGGCAGGAGCGAAGGGGGCGACCGGCGCCTCAGGCGCGGGCCGACCCCGGGATAGCTCGCCGCGCGGAGGTCCGTCGTGGTCGTCCGAGAGGCACGGTCATGCCCTCACCCTACCCACCGGGTCGGTGGATCGCTGTCGGCGCGGGAGCCCGCGAGGGCGCGACGAGGCGCCGACGAGCTCACCGGCGGCGCAGGCGTTCCCTGAGCCAGGCCCACCGGTCCTGCAGCCGCGCCTCGAAGCCACGGTCGGTCGGCCGGTAGTACGACCTGGCGGCGAGCTCGGCGTCCAGGTCGTCGGGGAGGTACTGCTGTGCGGCCACCCCGTCGGGCTGGTCGTGCGCGTAGACGTACCCCTCGACCTTCGCTCCCCCGCTGGCACCGGCGGCGCGGTCCGAGGCCTGGGTGTAGCCGCTGCCGCGCAGGTGCGGCGGC
Proteins encoded in this region:
- a CDS encoding shikimate dehydrogenase, which produces MTVRAGVLGSPIGHSLSPTLHRAGYVAAGLTEWSYTAHDVDEGGLPPFVAGLTQEWRGLSLTMPLKVVAGDLAETVTDTARAARAVNTLVRTGTGWAADNTDVHGITAALREAGVDGLDRATVVGSGATARSALLGLVGLGATHITVAARRPERAEALRDVADVTLEVVPLADWARTGARAVVSTLPGGTANGAAAGHVDEDLTGATLLDVVYADWPTPLARAASGCGAQVVSGLEMLVHQAARQFELFTGVAAPVAAMQAAGRAALGHSPDA
- the aroB gene encoding 3-dehydroquinate synthase, with amino-acid sequence MADVLPAGVARVLVVHGAPLATLAAPVVASLRRAGLDVHVAAVPDAEAAKTVEVASGLWARMGQAGFTRSDAVVAVGGGSVTDLGGWAAAAWLRGVAVVHVPTTVLGMVDAAVGGKTGINTAEGKNLVGAFHTPAAVLCDLDHLHTLPPADLAAGLAEVVKGGFIADPRILELVEADAAGVQDPGSPALREVIERKIAVKAAVVAADLRESSLREILNYGHTLGHAVEHHEQYRMRHGEAVAIGMVFAAELAHRTGHIDAALLHRHRYVLGLLGLPTTYARADFDDLLAALRRDKKTRGATLRLVVLDGLAAPTRLEGPPEDLLREAYAALA
- the alaS gene encoding alanine--tRNA ligase; its protein translation is METAEIRRRWLTFFEARGHTVVPSAPLIHEDPTLLFVNAGMVPFKPYFSGQESAPWARATSVQKCVRTGDIDEVGKTSRHGTFFQMNGNFSFGDYFKREAIAFAWELLTTSQDDGGYGLEPDRLWATVYIDDDEAERLWLEETAIPAERIVRRGELDNYWSMGVPGPGGPCSEIFYDRGEEYGVDGGPEVDEDRFMEIWNLVFMQYELSAVRAKDDFDVAGPLPAQSVDTGMGLERIASILQGVDNMYEIDEVYPVLEKAAEMTGREYGASSGQTAGDSHPDDVHLRVVADHVRSSLMLIGDGVTPGNEGRGYVLRRMLRRAVRAMRLLGYEEPALPHLLPISMERMSASYPELRTGFDRIAQIAYAEEQAFRRTLAQGTTILDTAVTETKQSGRDVLSGEKAFALHDTYGFPIDLTLEMAAEQGLAVDREGFVRLMDEQRQRAKADARAKKGGQANTEVWKQLRSLGATDWRAYEELTTHGSVVGLVRDGATVEELEPGQTGQVVLDRTSFYAESGGQVADSGIIVADGTRLLVRDVQRPVKGLVAHTVEVADGPVRVGQETSAQVDPGWRVDACQAHSGTHVVHAALRQVLGPSALQSGSYNKPGYLRLDFAWNQSLSADARAEIEHVANLAVRDDLPVSADWMTLPEAREQGALALFGETYDELVRVVEIGGPWSRELCGGTHVRHSSQIGALTLTGESSVGSGVRRLEAFVGMNALQHLATERALVAELAEIVKVPAGELPERVSDMIARLRETEKELEKVRREQVAASAGSLTDGAKDVAGVTFVGQHIAGASGDDLRRMVTDTRGRLGEERPSVVALTGDGSGKPVVVVATNESARAKGVRAGALVRVAAQTLGGGGGGKDDLAQGGGQDVGKVSEALAALEREIGA
- a CDS encoding shikimate kinase; this encodes MSAALSGPWVVVIGPPGVGKSTVAAGIAERTGRQVVDTDRLVEEREGRSVPDLFIENGEEYFREAEQRAVIDSLAQEGIVLALGGGAPMTPAVAEALAGHRVLLLDVGIADAAKRIGFDRSRPLLAVNPRQAWIRTTEARRPTYEALATWRIDTAGRDAESVVTESLSLLEGRA
- the mltG gene encoding endolytic transglycosylase MltG, whose product is MTRLDDRIFDDGRGAGHDEHDVVHRTRAERRRDHRRGRRARHDGGGPGRRRAVSVVVLVLAGALVVAAVWFAFGSLRSLLPGGGEPNDYPGPGSGKVEVVIDSGASGAMIGETLQEADVVKTTSSFTAVATAQPERAAKIQPGTYSMLQKMSASDAFDRLLSPESRIAKGLTIPEGLWRSEIYERLSEGTGVPVKEYEQAEESDELQLPPQAEGAIEGWLFPSTYEFADDASAVQQLNKMIGQTVAQLEEAGVPKDEWERTLTVASIVEGEAGEADRHKVARVVENRLADPTGPTRGMLQMDSTIHYMLQKRGTVTTSDKERNTDSPYNTYKNQGLPPGPINNPGAAAIDAAGNPAEGDWLFFVTVDPSTGETKFAETEAEHQQNVQEFCRNTGSCE
- the aroC gene encoding chorismate synthase → MLRWLTAGESHGQALVATLEGLPAGVEVTTSDVADALARRRLGYGRGARMTFERDEVTFLGGVRHGRTLGSPLAVMIANTEWPKWEAVMGADPVDESALRASNDIGAEKELARNKALTRPRPGHADLVGMQKYGFDEARPVLERASARETAARVALGEVAERFLEQAYGIRLVAHTVAIGEGEAPADGPLPTPDDVAALDADPVRAMSREGSEAMVAEIEAAKKDGDTLGGVVEVLAYDVPPGLGSHVHWDRRLDSRLAGALMGIQAIKGVEVGDGFTTARRRGSAAHDEMERDADGTIRRRTSRAGGTEGGMSTGDVLRVRAGMKPISTVPRALDTVDVTGTDPATAIHQRSDVCAVPAAGVVAQAMVALVLAEACVEKFGGDSVAETARNHRGYLESIPQLMRSWDA
- the ruvX gene encoding Holliday junction resolvase RuvX, with the protein product MRTGARLGIDVGDARVGVATSDPAGLLATPVETIARDLEHDSDIDRVVALTGELSVIEVVVGLPRSLDGGEGPAARRVRDWAQALRRALGAAPIANTPVRLVDERLSTVDAHRGLHDSGVAGRNHREVVDQAAAVLILQTALDTERATGGPPGERVGRPRRRTPRKGDDA